In Lentibacillus amyloliquefaciens, one DNA window encodes the following:
- a CDS encoding IS4 family transposase: MDNHTLLSSFGKWVAPINIEKLTEQITQTGQDRYTKKFTTYSYIKLLLLSHLEEVESLHAMSDTLFDDEVQQELGLGSISVSQLSRKHRTVDPNLLAVIFYQLVDQIRHSQPGRTVMPVKIIDSSTIPLNLTNHPWATFRKTKGGVKLHLRLMFMENGSSYPEYANITTANEHDRSQLEVLVDDKEATYVFDRGYIDYERFDRMTDDGYFFVSRLKKNSITRTIKSFEVEQGSTIVTDQMVAVGGPTKRMDNLFRLIEVDDTKGNRLRLITNRFDLKASEISDMYRSRWTIELFFKWLKQHVKIKHFYGHSETAVMNQIFLALIVYCLHVLIQLETESRKTILQISRLLKAKLWKNCRHWLRRISGIP, translated from the coding sequence ATGGACAATCATACACTATTATCATCATTTGGTAAATGGGTTGCACCCATTAATATTGAAAAACTTACAGAACAAATTACGCAGACCGGGCAAGATCGCTACACGAAAAAGTTTACGACTTATTCCTACATCAAACTGTTATTATTGTCCCACCTGGAAGAGGTGGAAAGCTTACATGCGATGAGTGATACACTTTTTGATGACGAGGTTCAACAGGAATTGGGGCTGGGTTCAATTAGCGTTTCCCAATTGTCGCGAAAACACCGTACTGTGGATCCCAATTTGTTGGCAGTCATCTTTTATCAATTAGTTGATCAGATACGCCATTCTCAACCGGGTCGAACAGTTATGCCGGTAAAAATCATTGATTCGAGCACGATACCACTCAACCTGACGAATCATCCATGGGCTACCTTCCGTAAAACGAAAGGCGGCGTCAAACTGCACTTGCGGTTAATGTTCATGGAAAATGGTTCTTCTTATCCGGAGTACGCCAACATCACGACGGCCAACGAACACGATCGTAGCCAATTAGAAGTTTTGGTGGACGACAAGGAAGCAACCTACGTATTTGATCGTGGTTACATAGATTATGAGCGTTTTGACCGCATGACGGACGACGGTTATTTCTTCGTCTCCCGGTTGAAGAAAAACTCGATTACACGGACGATCAAGTCCTTTGAGGTGGAACAGGGTTCCACGATCGTTACGGATCAAATGGTAGCTGTCGGTGGTCCAACAAAGCGCATGGATAATCTATTTCGCTTAATTGAAGTCGATGATACAAAAGGCAATCGACTGCGTCTCATCACAAATCGGTTTGATCTAAAAGCCAGTGAAATCAGTGACATGTATCGTTCACGCTGGACGATTGAATTATTTTTCAAATGGCTGAAACAGCACGTTAAAATCAAACATTTTTATGGCCATAGTGAAACAGCTGTGATGAACCAAATCTTTTTAGCGCTGATTGTTTATTGCCTGCATGTGCTCATTCAACTAGAAACA